Proteins encoded within one genomic window of Humulus lupulus chromosome 1, drHumLupu1.1, whole genome shotgun sequence:
- the LOC133794807 gene encoding heat shock factor-binding protein-like, producing MDGHNSEEPKESSADMSAFVQDLLQQMQCRFQAMSDSIVTKIDDMGSRINDLEQSINDLKTEMGMEGSPSPVVSSKPNADGMKPEEGSA from the exons ATG GACGGTCACAACTCAGAGGAGCCAAAGGAGAGTTCCGCGGACATGTCTGCTTTT GTGCAAGATCTTCTTCAACAGATG CAATGCAGGTTCCAAGCAATGTCTGACTCCATTGTCACAAAGA TTGATGATATGGGGAGCCGAATAAATGATTTGGAGCAGAGCATCAATGACCTAAAAACAGAGATGGGCATGGAGGGCTCTCCCTCTCCTGTGGTCTCATCCAAGCCAAATGCTGATGGTATGAAACCAGAAGAAGGTTCTGCGTAG
- the LOC133794813 gene encoding protein LOW PSII ACCUMULATION 1, chloroplastic: MGVAVLALNQQLLCVTNFKSRIKPWLPGTKSTLTHPKLINRKTHFSFISSSSSSSSQSPEANTDTAESCVNLGLQLFSRGRVKDALVQFETALDLDPNPMEAQAALYNKACCHAYRGEGKKAAECLRTALREYNLKFGTILNDPDLASFRALPDFKELQEEARLGGEDVGYGFRRDLKLISEVQAPFRGVRRFFSVAFTAAAGISLFLTIPRLFLAIKGGDDAPDLRETVGNAAINIGGIIAFVALFIWDNKKEEEQLAQISRNETLSRLPLRLSTNRIVELVQLRDTVRPVILAGKKETVSVAMQQADRFRTELLRRGVLIVPVIWGESREPQLEKKGFGAHQKAAAASLPSVGADFEKRAQSITAKSKLKAEIRFKAETVSPAEWERWIKDQQKSEGVTPGEDVYIILRLDGRVRRSGKGIPDWQQIVQELPPMEAFLSKLEK, from the exons atgggTGTGGCTGTTCTGGCCCTGAACCAGCAATTGCTTTGCGTCACAAACTTTAAATCAAGGATAAAACCATGGCTTCCCGGCACAAAATCCACCCTTACCCATCCAAAACTCATAAACAGGAAAACCCATTTTTCGtttatctcttcttcttcttcttcttcttcacagtCACCTGAAGCCAATACAGACACTGCCGAGTCTTGTGTCAACTTGGGTCTCCAGCTATTCTCCAGAGGACGG GTTAAAGATGCCTTGGTCCAATTTGAAACAGCACTTGATTTAGATCCCAATCCAATGGAGGCTCAAGCTGCACTGTATAACAAAGCATGCTGTCATGCATACAG AGGGGAAGGAAAGAAAGCTGCTGAATGTCTTCGTACTGCATTGAGAGAATATAACCTCAAATTTGGCACTATTTTGAATGATCCTGACTTGGCCTCCTTTAGGGCTCTGCCTGACTTCAAGGAATTGCAGGAAGAG GCTAGATTGGGTGGGGAAGATGTAGGCTATGGTTTTCGAAGAGATCTTAAACTCATCAGTGAAGTTCAAGCTCCATTTCGTGGAGTTAGGAGATTCTTTTCCGTGGCATTTACAGCAGCTGCAGGAATTTCACTGTTTCTCACTATACCTAGGCTATTCCTTGCAATTAAAGGTGGTGATGATGCTCCTGATCTCAGGGAAACTGTTGGAAATGCTGCCATCAACATTGGAG GTATTATTGCTTTTGTGGCATTATTTATTTGGGACAACAAGAAAGAGGAAGAACAACTTGCCCAAATATCCCGAAATGAAACTCTATCAAGATTGCCACTGCGCCTTTCCACTAATCGGATTGTTGAACTCGTCCAGCTGCGGGACACTGTTAGGCCT GTTATTTTAGCAGGGAAAAAGGAGACTGTTTCTGTAGCAATGCAGCAGGCAGACAGGTTTCGGACTGAACTCCTTAGACGTGGTGTTCTTATAGTTCCAGTCATATGGGGTGAAAGTAGGGAGCCACAACTAGAGAAGAAAGGCTTTGGTGCACATCAAAAGGCAGCAGCAGCCTCTCTTCCCTCTGTTGGG GCAGATTTTGAGAAACGTGCTCAGTCTATCACTGCAAAGTCAAAGCTGAAAGCTGAAATTCGATTCAAGGCTGAGACTGTATCACCAGCTGAATGGGAAAG GTGGATAAAGGATCAGCAGAAATCTGAAGGAGTAACTCCTGGTGAGGATGTCTACATTATATTGCGGCTAGATGGCCGGGTACGAAGATCAGGGAAA GGAATACCAGACTGGCAACAAATTGTACAGGAGCTGCCACCAATGGAAGCATTCCTAAGCAAGCTCGAAAAATAA